The following DNA comes from Cystobacter fuscus DSM 2262.
TCGCATGGGGGATGTCCCGCTGGAACTGCTCGAACTTCCCACTCAGGAAGAACCCACGCCGTTGCACCACCGGCTTGTGCAGTTCCTGCACCACGGACGACTTGCCGATGCCGGAGTAGCCGCGCACCAGCATGAGCTCCGCCTGTCCTCCGCCGTGGACCCGCTCGAAGCCCCGAAGCAGCGTGAAGACCTGGGCCTCGCGCCCATAGAGCCGCTGCGGCAGATGGAACCGTTGGGGAACGTCCCGCTCGCCCAGGGGGAACACCTCGAGTGCTCCCCCGCGGCACCTTTCCAGATCGACCCGCAGCCCCTCGGCGCTCTGGTAGCGCTCCTCGGCCACCTTGGCCAACAGCTTCACCACGATGGCCGAGACGGCGGGTGGAATGCTGGGGAGGGACTCGTGGGGGGGCCTCGGACTCTGGGCCATATGGGCGTGGAACAATTCGAGCGGATCACGCCCGTGGAACGGGCGGCTGCCCGTGAGCAGCTCGTAGAACGTCACGCCCAGCGAATAGAAGTCGGTGCGGTAATCCACCTGGCGATTCATCCGCCCGGTCTGCTCGGGCGACATGTACGCCAGCGTCCCCTCGATGAGGTGGGTGGGCACCGCGTCCAGCTGTTCCACCTTTTGGAGCGTGGCCAGGCCAAAGTCGATGAGGCGGGCTCCTCCCTCGGGCTCGGCGATGATGTTGGAGGGCTTGATGTCCTTGTGGATGACGCCGTGGCGGTGGATCTCCGCCAGGGTCGACGCCAGGGAGGTGGCCAGCTCGAGGAACCGGGGCACCTCCATGGGCTGGCCGACGAGCTCGGAGAGAGGCTCGCCCCGCACCTTCTCCATCAGGAGCACCGGGCGCTCGAGAATCTGCTCGAGGCAATAGGAGCGGACCACGCCGCTCACCTCCCGCAGCCGTTGCAGGAGGGCGAACTCCCGGCGGTAGCGCTCGAGTTCGCGCGAACCTGGGAACTCCACCCCGGGAGTCTTGATGATGACCGGCAGGCCATCCGACTCACGCACCGCGTGGAAGAGGACGTTCGAGCCGTTGGCTCGCAGCCTACCCAGGAGCCTGTAACCGGGAATGTCCAGCATCGAGAAGCGCCAAGGCGACCGCGCCTCCTTCTCAGGTGCCCGAAGGCGGGGGCGGTGCGAACTTCCAGAGCACCTTGTCCCCCGCCTGAAGCACCTTGGCGCCCACGCCCGCGTCGGCGTAGGTGCCGTTGACCCAGAGCTGCCAGTTGCGCTTGTCGCGCCCGCCGCCCTGGTTCTTCACCCCATCGATGCCCGTGACGTACACCATCGCGCCACTGCCCGAGTGTTTGAGCTCGATGGGAGGGGAGCGCCGGGCCGCGGCCTGGGTGGCCTCCCAGGCCGTCATTCCCTGGCGCCACTCGATGCCCGTCAGGGCCTTTTCCTTGCCATTGCCATAGTCAAAGACAACCGAGACGGTCGCGGGGGTGCTCTTGCCTTCCGGGGCCTTCTTCGCCGGCTCATCCGCCCAGGCGGGCACCGAGGCGAACCCCAGCACCACCAGGGCCAGACAACCCAGCAGGGAACGGCGTGACGGCTTCATCGTGCCACTCATGACAATGCCTCCTGGCATTTGCCGCAGACGGAAGCGCCCGCGGCCACCTGCTCCGAATACGTCCAGCAACGAGGGCACTTGGCGCCCCGGGCCGGCAGCACCTCCGCCTTCACGTCCTCGCCCAGCGCCTGCGCCACGGCGAGCACCTGGGCCTTCTCCCCCGCCCCGTCCGCCAGCTCCACCTGGCTCACGATGAGCAGCCCCGGCAGCTCCGCCGCATGGGCCTGGAGGAACTCGCGCGCCTTGCCGCTCGCGCTCAGCACCACCCGCGCCTCCAGCGAGGAGCCGATCATCTTCTCTCGCCGCGCCGCCTCCAGCAGCCCCTGCACGGCGCCCCGCACCGTGAAGAGCTTCGCGTACCGCTCGGCCAGGGCCGCGTCGGGCTTCACCGCCGGCTCCGGGAAGTCCGTCAGGAAGACGCTCTCCGCCTTCTTCCCCGGCAGGTACTGCCACGCTTCCTCCGCGGTGAAGCTCATGATGGGCGCCAGCAGTTGCAGCAGCACCGTGGCCACCTCGTGCAGCACCGTCTGCGCGCCGCGCCGTGCCTCGCCCGTCGCCTTGGACGTGTAGAGCCGGTCCTTGAGGATGTCGAAGTACACCGCCGACAGGTCCCCCGCGCAGAAGTCCACCACCGTCGCGTACACGAGGTGGAACTCGTACGCCTCGTAGGCTTTCTTCACCCGCGCCACCACCTCCGCGAGCCGGCCCCGGGCCCACGTGTCCAGGGGCTGCAACCGCTCCGCTGGCACCGCGTCCCGCTCCGGCTCGAAGTCATACAGGTTGCTCAGCGCGTAGCGGATGGTGTTGCGGATCTTCCGGTAGCCCTCGCTCAGGCCCTTGAGGATCTGATCCGACAGGCGCACGTCGTTGCGGTAGTCGCTGCTGGCCACCCACAGCCGGAGCACCTCGGCGCCGTACTGCTGGATGATCTTCTCCGGGGCCACCGTGTTGCCCACGCTCTTGGACATCTTCTCGCCCTTGCCGTCCACCACGAAGCCGTGCGTGAGACAGGCCTTGTAGGGCGACACGTCGCGCGTGCCCACCGACACCAGGATGGAGGAGTGGAACCAGCCCCGGTGCTGATCACTCCCCTCGAGGAACAGGTCCGCCGGAATGCGCTGGCGCCGGTCCAGCACCGCGCTGAACATGCACGCCGAGTCGAACCACACGTCCAGGATGTCCGTCTCGCGGCGGAAGGCCGTCTTGCCGCACTTGCGGCACGCGCGCTGGCCCTCGGGCAGGAAGTCCGCCACCGGAGTGCGGTACCACACGCCCACGCCCTGCTTCTCCACCGCCGCCGCCACGTTCTCCATCAACTCGGGGGAGATGAGCGCCTCGTCGCAGCCCTCGCAGTAGGCGATGGGGATGGGCACGCCCCAGCTGCGCTGGCGGCTGATGCACCAGTCCGGCCGCGTCTCCAGCATGCCCCGGATGCGGCTCTGCCCCCACGAGGGCACCCACTGCACCCGGTCCACCTCGTCCAGCACCTGCTGGCGGTACGTCTTGCCCTCGCCGCCGTGCAGCGGCTTGTCCAGCGGGATGAACCACTGGTACGTGGCGCTGAGGATGACCGGGTTGTGGCAGCGCCAGCAGTGCGGATAGCTGTGCTCCACCTTGTCCGTCTTGCCGTTGAGCAGCACGCCCTTGTCGGCGAGCACGTCGATGACGAGCGGGTTGGCCTCGAAGACCTTCTTGCCCACGAGCCACTCGCCCACGCTGTCGTCGAAGCGGCCGTCGTGGCGGATGGGGTTGTAGATGTCGAGCCCGTACTTCAGGCCCACCTCGTAGTCCTCCTGGCCGTGTCCCGGCGCCGTGTGCACCAGGCCCGTACCGGCCTCCAGCGTCACGTGCTCGCCCAGGAGGATCTTCCCCTGCCGGGGATAGAAGACGTGCTGGTAGGTGCAGCCCTCCAGCTCGTCGCCCCGCGCGTAGGCGAGGATGCGCTCGGGCTCCACCAGCGCCGTCGCCGACACCTCGCTGCCCTTCACCTTCACCGTCTTCACTTCCAGCTCGTCCGCCTTCACCTCGGCGAGCACCCGGGACAGCAGATCCTTGGCCACGCAGATGACGCGCTCGCCGAGCGCGTAGAACACGTACTCGTACTCGGCGTTCATCGCGATGGCGAGGTTGGCCGGCAGCGTCCAGGGCGTGGTGGTCCAGATGACGAAGGAGACCTTCCGGCCCGCGAGCGCCGGCACCCGCTCGGCCACCTCGGGGCCCGCGGGGAAGGCCACGTACACGGACGGGCTCGCGTGCTGCTCGTACTCCACCTCGGCCTCGGCGAGCGCCGTCTGATCCGTGAGGCAGAAGTACACCGGCTTCTTGCGCCGGTAGAGCATGCCGCGCCGGGCGAAGGTGGCCAGCTCGCGAATCTCCTGCGCCTCGTAGGCGAAGTCGAGCGTGCGATAGGGATTGTCCCAGTCCCCGAGCACGCCCAGGCGCTTGAACTCGGTGCGCTGGATGTCGATGAACTCCAGCGCGTACTCGCGGCACTGGGTGAGGAAGGCCTCACGGTCCAGCGTGCGCTTGTCGATCTTCTTGTCCTTGAGCCGCTTCTCCACGGCCTGCTCGATGGGCAGGCCGTGCGTGTCCCAGCCGGGGATGTAGTCACACTGGCGGCCGGAGAGATTGCGGTACTTCACCACGATGTCCTTGAGGACCTTGTTGAGCGCGTGGCCCGCGTGCAGGTGTCCGTTGGCGTACGGCGGCCCGTCGGCGATGACGAAGGGCTCGTGGCCCACGCGCCGCTGGAGGATCTTTCCCCAGATGCCGTGGTCCGCCCACCAGCCGAGCATGCGGGGCTCGAGCTGGGCGAGGTTCCCCTTCATGGGGAAGTCCGTCTTGGGAAGGTTGACGGTGTCCTTGGGATCCTGGGGAGGTGCTCCGGCGTCGCTCATGCCGGGGCCGTAACACGGGAGGGACGGGCGCATCAATTACAGTCCAGCACCCACCAGGCGGCACGAGGAGCCCAGGCCCGTCAGCTCGGCCGCGCTCATCCGGCCCGCGCCGTTTTCCGCGTCTGCTCCAGCTGGGCGTGGAGGAGCTCGGCGTAGGCCCCGCTCCGGGCCATCACGACGATGAGGTCGGCGCTCCGGATCGTGCTCAGAGACTCCACCCCACCGCCTCTGCTGCGGGCCGCATGAGAACCTCGACGATGCATTGAGGACGAAGCAGGCTCGGCCTGTCTGGGGAGTTGGGAGCCGAGCAGTCCCTTTCGGAATCGTTTTCGCGCCCTGGAAGCCCATCACAACAGCCAGATGCCACCTCCATCCTGCTGGAGGCTGTCATGCGGCACATCAGTGAGGAGTCATTCCGTCAGTTCAGGGCCTTTCCGACGCCGGCCCAGCCCAACGGAATCACGCTCCATGCCCGGGCTACCGCGTCTCATCCCCCATTTCCGATGTCATCTGCCCATGAACCGTGACCCTTGAAATACGAACATTACATTTCATGCGGTGAGGGTCGTACCTGGAGGTCTCCATGAAGTCCGATGAAATCGCCGAAGCGCAGGACCTCAAGATTCTCCATTCCTCTCCGCACGATGCTGCCGGGTGGGAAGACGACAAGAAGTCGGGCACGGAGAACGAGATTCAGCACTGGGTACCATCCCGTTACACCGTGCGGGCCGCCACCGATGATGGGCAGCTCATCTTGTGGAACACGCTCAGCCGGACGATCAGCGTTTTCAAGAAGGAGCAGGCCCCCTACGTCCTCGCGATGCTCAAGCCCGCGGGAGTCCAGTCACGTGAGGAAGGACTCGCGGGCTATCTGGCCAGGCGGGGAGTGCTGATCCCCAAGGGTACGGATGAGTACAGCAAGTTCCTGCTCATGTTCGGGCAGCAGCACTATCGCAGCGATGTGCTGGAGCTGTTCGTCCTCTCCTCGGAGGACTGCAACTTCCGGTGTACCTATTGTTACGAGCGGTTCACTCGCGGCACCATGCGCCCGGAGGTCCGCCAGGGCATCAAGCGCATGGTGGAGAAGCAGATCAAGAATCTGCGCACGTTGGACATCCGCTGGTTTGGTGGTGAGCCGCTGTATGGGTGGGCCGCCGTGGAGGAGCTGGCTCCGTTCTTCCGCCGGATTTCACAGGAGTACGGGGTCAACCACCGCAGCCAGATGACCACCAATGGTTATCTGCTCACCCCGGACGTCGCGGATCGCCTCCTGGACTGGAACGTCAGATCCTACCAGATCACGCTCGACGGTGTTCCCGACACCCACAATTGCAGCCGGCCGACGCGGGACGGCCGCCCCACCTTCGAGACCATTGTCGAGAACCTCAAGTCCCTGGGCAAGCGCACGGATGAGTTCTACGTGAACCTGCGGGTCAACTTCGACAAGACCAACAGCAACCGGCTGGAGGAGTTCCTCGACCTGGTGAAGAAGGAGCTGAACCCCGACTCCCGATTCAACCTGGCCTTCCACCCGGTGGGCCGCTGGGGCGGAGCGAACGACCCGCAGCTGCAGGTGTGTGGTGGGGACGAGAAGGTCAACATCATGACCCAGCTCAAGGAGGCCGCCCATGCACGAGGCCTCCGGGTCAACAACCTCAAGGACTACAACTACCTGGGCGGCATGGTCTGCTACGCGGCACGCCCCTACAACCTCATCATCGGTGCCAGTGGCAAGGTCATGAAGTGCACCGTCCTCCTCGACATGGACGAGCGCAACGTCGTCGGCCGCCTGATGGAGGACGGCAGCCTGCTGCTGAACAACAACAAGATGGCGCGTTGGACGGAGCCCTCCTTCGAGAAGGA
Coding sequences within:
- a CDS encoding radical SAM/SPASM domain-containing protein, encoding MKSDEIAEAQDLKILHSSPHDAAGWEDDKKSGTENEIQHWVPSRYTVRAATDDGQLILWNTLSRTISVFKKEQAPYVLAMLKPAGVQSREEGLAGYLARRGVLIPKGTDEYSKFLLMFGQQHYRSDVLELFVLSSEDCNFRCTYCYERFTRGTMRPEVRQGIKRMVEKQIKNLRTLDIRWFGGEPLYGWAAVEELAPFFRRISQEYGVNHRSQMTTNGYLLTPDVADRLLDWNVRSYQITLDGVPDTHNCSRPTRDGRPTFETIVENLKSLGKRTDEFYVNLRVNFDKTNSNRLEEFLDLVKKELNPDSRFNLAFHPVGRWGGANDPQLQVCGGDEKVNIMTQLKEAAHARGLRVNNLKDYNYLGGMVCYAARPYNLIIGASGKVMKCTVLLDMDERNVVGRLMEDGSLLLNNNKMARWTEPSFEKDAKCQKCFVLPNCQGISCPLPRLDENKRPCIPTKLRAKAELREALKFGTAVVKREVAQTVQRLEEKP
- a CDS encoding DUF4430 domain-containing protein, translating into MSGTMKPSRRSLLGCLALVVLGFASVPAWADEPAKKAPEGKSTPATVSVVFDYGNGKEKALTGIEWRQGMTAWEATQAAARRSPPIELKHSGSGAMVYVTGIDGVKNQGGGRDKRNWQLWVNGTYADAGVGAKVLQAGDKVLWKFAPPPPSGT
- a CDS encoding serine/threonine-protein kinase encodes the protein MLDIPGYRLLGRLRANGSNVLFHAVRESDGLPVIIKTPGVEFPGSRELERYRREFALLQRLREVSGVVRSYCLEQILERPVLLMEKVRGEPLSELVGQPMEVPRFLELATSLASTLAEIHRHGVIHKDIKPSNIIAEPEGGARLIDFGLATLQKVEQLDAVPTHLIEGTLAYMSPEQTGRMNRQVDYRTDFYSLGVTFYELLTGSRPFHGRDPLELFHAHMAQSPRPPHESLPSIPPAVSAIVVKLLAKVAEERYQSAEGLRVDLERCRGGALEVFPLGERDVPQRFHLPQRLYGREAQVFTLLRGFERVHGGGQAELMLVRGYSGIGKSSVVQELHKPVVQRRGFFLSGKFEQFQRDIPHA
- the ileS gene encoding isoleucine--tRNA ligase: MSDAGAPPQDPKDTVNLPKTDFPMKGNLAQLEPRMLGWWADHGIWGKILQRRVGHEPFVIADGPPYANGHLHAGHALNKVLKDIVVKYRNLSGRQCDYIPGWDTHGLPIEQAVEKRLKDKKIDKRTLDREAFLTQCREYALEFIDIQRTEFKRLGVLGDWDNPYRTLDFAYEAQEIRELATFARRGMLYRRKKPVYFCLTDQTALAEAEVEYEQHASPSVYVAFPAGPEVAERVPALAGRKVSFVIWTTTPWTLPANLAIAMNAEYEYVFYALGERVICVAKDLLSRVLAEVKADELEVKTVKVKGSEVSATALVEPERILAYARGDELEGCTYQHVFYPRQGKILLGEHVTLEAGTGLVHTAPGHGQEDYEVGLKYGLDIYNPIRHDGRFDDSVGEWLVGKKVFEANPLVIDVLADKGVLLNGKTDKVEHSYPHCWRCHNPVILSATYQWFIPLDKPLHGGEGKTYRQQVLDEVDRVQWVPSWGQSRIRGMLETRPDWCISRQRSWGVPIPIAYCEGCDEALISPELMENVAAAVEKQGVGVWYRTPVADFLPEGQRACRKCGKTAFRRETDILDVWFDSACMFSAVLDRRQRIPADLFLEGSDQHRGWFHSSILVSVGTRDVSPYKACLTHGFVVDGKGEKMSKSVGNTVAPEKIIQQYGAEVLRLWVASSDYRNDVRLSDQILKGLSEGYRKIRNTIRYALSNLYDFEPERDAVPAERLQPLDTWARGRLAEVVARVKKAYEAYEFHLVYATVVDFCAGDLSAVYFDILKDRLYTSKATGEARRGAQTVLHEVATVLLQLLAPIMSFTAEEAWQYLPGKKAESVFLTDFPEPAVKPDAALAERYAKLFTVRGAVQGLLEAARREKMIGSSLEARVVLSASGKAREFLQAHAAELPGLLIVSQVELADGAGEKAQVLAVAQALGEDVKAEVLPARGAKCPRCWTYSEQVAAGASVCGKCQEALS